A region from the Salicibibacter cibarius genome encodes:
- the hemW gene encoding radical SAM family heme chaperone HemW, with translation MKKGAYIHIPFCNQICHYCDFNKVLIKNQPVDDYLEALQAEGEKRLDETVQYMDTLYIGGGTPTSLSTRQLQTLFSNLKRAGLSWDEGSEVTVEVNPDGIDDAQLHALKDAGVNRISIGVQTFDPELLETLGRTHSVEDVSKTIARARELGFDNVSIDLMFALPGQTLHQWQTTIEKAVSLEPDHISAYGLKIEAKTQFYNWLQAGQLTPLSEDEEADMYDVLLSTLEHYGYEQYEISNFATRGKESAHNLIYWRNQPYLGLGAGAHGYQNSERYGNILPIPHYLKSVRKGECPERTRQPVSLKEQMEEEMFLGLRLKEGVHVHRFKEKFDTSFYDVYGNVYDELLDEGLLREEDGRIRLTEKGKYLGNNVFASFLFDS, from the coding sequence ATGAAGAAAGGGGCATATATTCATATTCCCTTCTGCAACCAGATCTGCCATTATTGTGATTTTAATAAAGTATTGATAAAAAATCAGCCGGTGGACGATTATTTGGAAGCTTTGCAAGCCGAAGGGGAAAAACGTTTAGATGAAACCGTTCAATATATGGACACGCTCTATATCGGCGGTGGAACACCGACATCCCTTTCCACTAGGCAATTGCAAACGTTATTTTCCAATCTGAAACGCGCCGGCCTTTCCTGGGACGAGGGCAGTGAAGTAACCGTTGAAGTAAACCCGGATGGCATAGATGATGCTCAGTTGCATGCTTTAAAAGATGCCGGCGTCAACCGAATCAGCATTGGTGTACAAACATTTGACCCGGAATTGCTGGAGACGCTCGGCCGTACGCACAGTGTGGAAGATGTAAGCAAAACAATCGCGCGGGCACGGGAACTCGGCTTTGACAACGTCTCGATCGATTTAATGTTTGCGCTGCCCGGCCAAACGCTCCATCAATGGCAAACAACCATTGAGAAGGCCGTTTCGCTTGAGCCTGATCATATTTCGGCGTATGGCTTGAAAATTGAAGCCAAAACGCAGTTTTACAATTGGTTGCAAGCAGGGCAATTAACGCCGTTAAGCGAAGATGAGGAAGCGGACATGTATGACGTCCTGCTATCAACATTAGAGCATTACGGTTACGAGCAATATGAAATTAGCAACTTTGCTACACGAGGCAAAGAAAGTGCGCATAATCTCATTTATTGGCGCAATCAACCGTATTTGGGCTTAGGCGCAGGTGCCCACGGATACCAGAATAGCGAAAGGTATGGAAACATTTTGCCGATCCCCCACTATTTAAAATCCGTCCGTAAAGGCGAATGCCCAGAACGAACACGGCAACCGGTATCGTTAAAAGAACAAATGGAAGAGGAAATGTTTCTTGGGTTGCGTTTGAAAGAAGGGGTCCATGTCCATCGTTTTAAAGAAAAATTCGATACTTCTTTTTACGATGTATACGGCAACGTCTATGATGAATTGCTTGATGAAGGCTTGTTGCGCGAGGAGGACGGACGAATACGATTGACGGAGAAAGGGAAATATCTTGGCAATAACGTATTTGCTTCTTTTTTATTTGATTCCTAA
- the hrcA gene encoding heat-inducible transcriptional repressor HrcA, translated as MLSKRQLLILQAIVDDYVQSAEPIGSRSISKREDISFSSATIRNEMADLEDMGYLLKPHSSAGRIPSNKGYRLYVDHLLRPDPLQKHEILDMEQFFTRRISEVEAVMKKTAAVLSELTSYVSVVLGPEMEHTRLKQLQMIPLTGRQAIVILVTDSGHVEHRTFDIPEQMDPGELEKVVNILNEQLVDTPIGHWEEKLMTETSRLLYQHVSHFEDMFGVLRNAFKTEKGDQVFYGGMMNLMMQPEFRDIDRVRMIFDWLDQSENVHTLLSRSQEGLNVRIGRENDIEAFADLSMITATYSIDGDTVGTLGVIGPTRMEYERVIRLIRQFATGLSTSLTKKYRQDS; from the coding sequence GTGCTTAGTAAGCGACAATTGTTGATATTGCAAGCCATCGTCGATGATTATGTTCAAAGTGCCGAGCCAATCGGTTCAAGAAGCATTTCGAAGCGAGAAGATATTTCTTTCAGCTCGGCTACGATTCGCAATGAGATGGCCGATTTGGAAGATATGGGTTATCTGCTAAAACCTCATAGCTCCGCGGGAAGAATCCCATCCAATAAGGGGTATCGGTTGTATGTGGACCATTTATTAAGGCCGGACCCCTTGCAAAAGCATGAGATTTTAGATATGGAACAATTTTTCACGCGCCGCATTTCAGAGGTAGAGGCCGTCATGAAAAAGACAGCAGCTGTTCTGTCGGAATTAACGAGCTATGTATCGGTTGTGCTAGGGCCGGAAATGGAGCATACGAGACTGAAACAGCTGCAAATGATCCCGCTTACGGGAAGACAGGCGATTGTCATTCTTGTTACGGATTCCGGGCACGTTGAACACCGCACATTTGATATCCCGGAACAAATGGATCCGGGCGAACTCGAAAAAGTGGTTAATATTTTAAATGAACAACTCGTTGATACGCCTATCGGGCACTGGGAAGAAAAGTTGATGACGGAAACTTCCCGTTTGTTATACCAACATGTTTCGCATTTTGAAGATATGTTCGGCGTACTTCGGAATGCATTTAAAACAGAGAAGGGTGACCAAGTGTTCTACGGCGGTATGATGAACTTAATGATGCAGCCGGAATTCCGGGATATTGACCGTGTTCGGATGATCTTTGACTGGCTCGATCAAAGCGAGAATGTGCATACCCTGCTTTCGCGCAGCCAAGAAGGCTTGAACGTGCGAATCGGCAGAGAAAACGACATTGAAGCTTTTGCGGATTTAAGCATGATTACTGCGACTTATTCCATTGATGGAGATACAGTCGGCACGTTAGGTGTCATCGGGCCGACAAGAATGGAATACGAGCGGGTCATACGTTTGATCCGCCAATTTGCCACCGGATTGTCGACTTCTTTGACGAAAAAATATCGCCAAGATAGTTAG
- the grpE gene encoding nucleotide exchange factor GrpE, protein MNENENGRQPEEDVEVIDPDAEDISSSADENGEASENQTQIETLQAELEEWQNKVKRVQADYDNFRKRSRSEKEAAAEFRSQPLMEALLPVLDNFRRALDSEGQNASDEGFYKGMEMVYRQFVEALESDGLEEIPTEGETFDPNVHQAVMQVEEEGFESNQIVEELQKGYKLKTRVIRPAMVKVNA, encoded by the coding sequence ATGAACGAAAATGAGAATGGCCGACAACCGGAAGAAGACGTAGAAGTTATCGATCCGGACGCTGAAGATATCTCCTCCTCTGCGGACGAAAATGGGGAGGCTTCGGAAAATCAAACGCAAATCGAGACTTTGCAAGCGGAATTGGAAGAGTGGCAAAACAAAGTGAAGCGCGTCCAGGCGGACTACGATAATTTTCGTAAGCGCAGCCGTTCGGAAAAAGAGGCGGCGGCAGAGTTTCGCTCCCAACCATTGATGGAGGCACTCCTGCCTGTACTTGACAATTTCAGGCGTGCCCTGGACTCTGAAGGGCAAAATGCTTCCGACGAGGGGTTTTATAAAGGAATGGAGATGGTTTACCGTCAATTTGTGGAGGCTCTGGAATCCGATGGGTTGGAAGAAATCCCGACGGAGGGCGAGACCTTTGACCCCAACGTGCATCAAGCGGTGATGCAAGTGGAGGAAGAAGGGTTTGAATCCAATCAAATCGTGGAAGAACTTCAGAAGGGTTACAAACTGAAAACACGCGTCATCCGACCGGCTATGGTTAAGGTTAATGCGTAA
- the dnaK gene encoding molecular chaperone DnaK, whose protein sequence is MGKTIGIDLGTTNSCVAVMEGGEPVIIPNPEGNRTTPSAVAFKDGERQVGEIAKRQAITNENTVLSIKRHMGTDYTVEIEGKKYTPQEINAILLQKLKSDAESYLGEDVTKAVITVPAYFNDSQRQATKDAGTIAGLEVERIVNEPTAASLAYGLEKEEDQTILVYDLGGGTFDVSVLELGDGFFEVKSTSGDNELGGDDFDQVIIDYMVSEFKKENGLDLQQDKMAMQRLKDTAEKAKKELSGVTQAQLSLPFITADASGPKHLEMTMTRAQFEEGASQLVERTMGPARRAIQDSGVNASDIDKVILVGGSTRIPAVQEAIKGLTGKDPHKGVNPDEVVALGAAVQAGVLAGDVQDVVLLDVTPLSLGIETMGGVFTKLIDRNTTIPTSQSQVFSTAADNQSSVDIHVLQGEREMANDNKTLGRFQLTDIPAAPRGVPQIEVTFDIDANGIVNVRAKDKGTNKEQSITITSSSGLSEDEIEDMVKQAEENAEADKAKKEEAELRNEADQLIFTVDKTIKDLGENVDESEKQNAEDAKGKLQEALNGTDLETIRTAKDELEQLVHSLSQKMYEQMAQQAQEEQGENQDQTQDEDVVDADYEEVDDENDDQQNKA, encoded by the coding sequence ATGGGTAAAACAATCGGAATTGACTTAGGAACAACGAATTCATGTGTAGCAGTTATGGAAGGCGGGGAACCGGTTATTATTCCCAACCCTGAAGGAAACCGGACGACGCCTTCGGCTGTTGCGTTTAAAGATGGTGAAAGACAAGTCGGAGAGATCGCCAAGCGGCAGGCAATTACGAATGAGAACACCGTACTCTCCATTAAACGCCATATGGGCACCGACTACACGGTGGAAATTGAAGGAAAAAAATATACGCCGCAAGAAATCAACGCCATTCTTTTACAGAAGTTAAAATCGGATGCTGAAAGCTATTTAGGGGAAGATGTAACGAAAGCGGTCATTACCGTTCCGGCCTATTTCAATGATTCCCAGCGGCAAGCAACCAAAGATGCCGGCACGATTGCAGGGCTTGAAGTTGAGCGGATTGTAAACGAACCGACAGCGGCTTCCCTTGCCTACGGCCTCGAAAAAGAAGAGGATCAAACGATTCTCGTCTATGACCTTGGCGGCGGGACGTTTGACGTTTCCGTTCTCGAGCTTGGCGATGGCTTCTTTGAAGTCAAGTCCACGTCGGGCGATAATGAACTCGGCGGTGACGACTTCGACCAAGTGATCATTGATTACATGGTTTCCGAGTTTAAAAAAGAAAACGGCTTGGACCTTCAACAAGACAAAATGGCGATGCAGCGGTTGAAGGACACGGCGGAAAAAGCGAAAAAAGAGCTTTCGGGTGTAACGCAAGCCCAGCTTTCCTTGCCGTTTATCACGGCAGACGCTTCGGGTCCAAAACACTTGGAGATGACAATGACGAGAGCGCAATTTGAAGAGGGTGCCTCTCAGTTGGTAGAAAGAACGATGGGGCCTGCACGTCGCGCGATTCAGGATTCCGGCGTGAACGCTTCAGATATAGATAAGGTTATTCTCGTCGGTGGCTCCACGCGAATTCCTGCTGTCCAAGAAGCGATTAAAGGGTTAACAGGCAAAGATCCGCATAAAGGGGTTAATCCTGACGAAGTTGTTGCGCTCGGTGCTGCTGTGCAAGCCGGTGTACTTGCCGGAGATGTCCAGGACGTTGTATTGCTGGATGTTACGCCGTTATCGCTCGGGATCGAGACAATGGGCGGTGTCTTTACGAAGCTAATTGACCGCAATACGACCATTCCGACGAGCCAGTCCCAAGTATTCTCAACCGCTGCCGACAACCAATCGTCCGTTGATATTCATGTGCTCCAAGGCGAGCGTGAAATGGCAAACGATAATAAAACCCTCGGCCGCTTCCAACTGACGGACATTCCGGCCGCGCCTCGAGGGGTTCCGCAAATCGAAGTTACGTTTGACATTGATGCGAACGGCATCGTCAATGTTCGTGCGAAAGACAAAGGAACGAACAAAGAGCAATCGATTACGATTACGTCTTCTTCCGGTCTTTCCGAGGACGAAATCGAAGATATGGTCAAACAGGCAGAAGAGAATGCCGAAGCCGACAAAGCGAAAAAAGAAGAGGCCGAACTCCGAAATGAAGCAGACCAACTGATTTTCACCGTTGACAAGACGATTAAAGACTTGGGAGAAAACGTAGACGAATCGGAAAAACAAAATGCGGAAGACGCAAAAGGTAAGCTACAGGAAGCCTTGAATGGCACAGACCTTGAAACCATTCGCACTGCAAAAGATGAACTGGAGCAACTTGTGCATTCCCTCTCCCAAAAAATGTATGAGCAAATGGCTCAACAGGCACAAGAAGAGCAAGGGGAGAATCAAGACCAAACTCAGGATGAAGACGTCGTTGATGCCGATTACGAAGAAGTAGATGACGAAAACGACGATCAACAAAATAAAGCATAG
- the prmA gene encoding 50S ribosomal protein L11 methyltransferase, whose protein sequence is MNWIEYRIHTTHEAADAVANMFTELGSNGTLVEDAKDRHERPKRLDETGQPSVDHLPIKGVVLKAYFPESEQKDDDIRKALASIQQRSGMDMEDLTVDSEIVKEEDWEEAWKAYYKPIRVSPNLIVTPSWENAERGTDDVVVELDPGMAFGTGAHATTILCLQALERIVNEGDSVIDVGAGSGVLSIAAAKFGAASVFAYDLDELAVNVAKENVVINQVEDKVTVKKSDLFSETGAKGEVIVANLLADIIIRMAPDVKAHLVPGGHLLVSGIIANKKDDVRQALEIEGFRVAETLEQEDWVAILLQS, encoded by the coding sequence GTGAATTGGATCGAATACCGTATACATACCACACACGAAGCCGCTGATGCAGTCGCGAATATGTTTACAGAGCTAGGGTCCAATGGCACGCTTGTCGAAGATGCAAAGGATCGTCATGAACGCCCGAAACGACTGGACGAGACAGGACAGCCATCCGTTGACCATTTACCGATAAAAGGTGTTGTATTAAAAGCCTATTTTCCCGAAAGTGAACAAAAAGACGACGATATTCGAAAGGCCCTTGCCAGTATACAACAGCGGTCAGGCATGGATATGGAAGATTTAACCGTGGACTCCGAGATCGTCAAGGAAGAGGATTGGGAAGAAGCGTGGAAAGCATACTATAAACCGATCCGAGTCTCTCCAAACTTAATCGTCACCCCCTCTTGGGAAAATGCGGAACGTGGAACGGATGATGTCGTCGTTGAACTTGACCCGGGAATGGCATTTGGAACAGGTGCCCATGCAACAACGATTCTTTGCTTGCAAGCACTCGAGCGTATCGTTAATGAAGGGGACAGCGTCATCGATGTAGGCGCAGGATCAGGTGTCCTGAGTATCGCGGCCGCTAAATTCGGGGCAGCTTCCGTTTTTGCCTATGATTTAGATGAATTGGCCGTGAACGTTGCAAAGGAAAATGTGGTCATCAATCAAGTGGAAGATAAGGTAACGGTCAAGAAAAGCGATTTATTTTCAGAAACAGGGGCAAAAGGCGAGGTTATCGTTGCCAATTTACTCGCCGATATCATCATCCGAATGGCCCCGGATGTAAAAGCTCATCTCGTGCCGGGCGGGCATCTTCTTGTGTCAGGCATTATTGCGAATAAAAAAGATGATGTGCGCCAAGCATTGGAAATTGAAGGGTTTCGGGTTGCGGAAACGTTGGAGCAGGAGGATTGGGTGGCCATCCTGTTACAATCTTAA
- a CDS encoding 16S rRNA (uracil(1498)-N(3))-methyltransferase, with amino-acid sequence MKHKGNEEMNMQRYFVGDAQWTTDTVMLKGEQAHHISRVMRMSAGDVIICINGQGVAAYCRILQAEPDCITCQVEESLSSDSELPIHITVAQGDLKADKYEWVVQKSTEMGAGSITGFPADHSVVKWDAKKNEKKHARFQKIARESAEQSERLKIPAIERKASLEEVLKEAQQYDHKWILSERSARKDHHHAIDDALRQLQQTDRILLVFGPEGGFSTREHETAIDLGCAPVSLGARILRAETAPVAALALLVYHVELKR; translated from the coding sequence ATGAAACATAAAGGAAACGAGGAAATGAACATGCAGCGCTATTTCGTGGGTGATGCCCAGTGGACAACAGACACTGTCATGTTAAAAGGAGAACAGGCACACCATATTTCTCGCGTCATGCGTATGTCTGCCGGAGATGTTATCATTTGTATAAACGGACAAGGTGTGGCGGCATATTGCCGTATTCTGCAGGCAGAACCGGATTGTATTACGTGCCAAGTCGAGGAAAGCTTGTCTTCCGATAGCGAACTCCCGATACATATTACCGTGGCGCAAGGTGACCTTAAAGCCGACAAATATGAATGGGTTGTGCAAAAAAGCACGGAAATGGGCGCTGGTAGCATCACCGGTTTTCCGGCGGATCACTCCGTCGTCAAGTGGGATGCGAAAAAAAACGAGAAAAAGCATGCCCGTTTTCAAAAAATTGCCCGGGAATCGGCCGAGCAATCGGAACGTTTGAAAATCCCGGCGATTGAACGAAAAGCGTCGCTGGAAGAGGTGTTAAAAGAAGCACAGCAATATGATCATAAATGGATATTATCCGAACGAAGCGCGAGAAAAGATCATCATCATGCTATCGACGATGCGTTGCGCCAACTGCAACAAACTGATCGTATTTTACTCGTCTTCGGACCTGAAGGCGGCTTTTCAACCCGCGAACATGAAACGGCGATTGACTTGGGCTGTGCGCCGGTAAGTTTGGGCGCGAGAATTTTGCGGGCAGAAACCGCGCCGGTGGCCGCGCTTGCCCTGTTGGTTTATCATGTGGAATTAAAGAGGTGA
- the mtaB gene encoding tRNA (N(6)-L-threonylcarbamoyladenosine(37)-C(2))-methylthiotransferase MtaB, with protein MSTVAFHTLGCKVNHYETEAIWQIFKNAGYEQSETRADVYVINTCTVTNTGDKKSRQAIRRCIRQNPDAVICVTGCYAQTSPAEVMDIPGVDIVVGTQDRSKMIGYIEDFKRSREPINGVSNIMKTRVYEELDVPAFTDRTRASLKIQEGCNNFCTFCIIPWARGLLRSRQPEDVLKQARQLVSAGYKEIVLTGIHTAGYGEDFKDYNFAALLRELEQVEGLKRLRISSIEASQITDEVVGVVRNSETIVNHFHIPLQAGSDTVLKRMRRKYTTAYYKERVERLQAIFPDLAITTDVIVGFPGETDEEFKETYDFVRDLQFSEIHVFPYSKRTGTPAARREDQVDDAVKKRRVQQLISLSDQLAKDYASNHEGEVLDMIPEEADKEDPESGMYIGYTSNYLKVKVPVSADMVGKIVRVKITKAGYPYNHGEFIRVLDDAEKAKYVQA; from the coding sequence ATGTCTACGGTAGCTTTTCATACATTAGGATGCAAAGTGAATCATTATGAGACCGAAGCCATCTGGCAAATATTTAAAAATGCAGGCTACGAACAGTCGGAAACGCGAGCGGATGTATATGTGATTAACACATGTACCGTGACAAATACAGGAGATAAAAAAAGCCGGCAAGCGATTCGCCGTTGTATTCGCCAAAACCCTGATGCCGTTATTTGTGTCACCGGTTGTTATGCACAAACATCTCCGGCGGAAGTGATGGACATCCCGGGTGTCGATATCGTTGTCGGAACACAAGATCGTTCGAAAATGATCGGATACATCGAAGACTTTAAGCGCTCCCGCGAGCCGATAAATGGCGTTAGCAACATTATGAAAACGCGTGTATATGAAGAATTGGATGTCCCGGCATTTACCGACCGTACGCGCGCGAGCTTAAAAATTCAAGAAGGCTGCAATAACTTCTGTACATTTTGTATCATTCCATGGGCGCGTGGCCTATTACGTTCCAGGCAACCGGAGGACGTGTTAAAACAAGCCCGCCAGCTCGTTTCCGCAGGGTACAAGGAGATCGTTCTTACGGGCATACACACAGCAGGTTACGGCGAGGACTTTAAAGATTATAATTTTGCCGCCCTTTTACGTGAACTTGAGCAAGTTGAAGGGTTAAAGCGGCTGCGAATCTCATCTATAGAAGCAAGCCAAATTACCGATGAAGTGGTTGGGGTCGTGCGCAACTCGGAAACCATCGTCAATCATTTCCACATTCCTCTCCAAGCCGGTTCGGATACAGTGCTAAAGCGGATGAGAAGAAAATATACCACGGCTTATTACAAAGAACGTGTGGAGCGTCTGCAAGCTATTTTCCCCGATTTGGCGATTACAACCGATGTTATCGTCGGTTTCCCCGGTGAGACAGACGAAGAGTTCAAGGAAACGTATGATTTTGTTCGTGATTTGCAATTCTCCGAGATCCACGTTTTCCCCTATTCAAAACGAACAGGGACACCGGCTGCCCGCAGAGAGGACCAAGTGGATGATGCCGTGAAGAAACGACGGGTTCAACAGCTCATCAGCCTTTCCGATCAATTGGCAAAAGATTATGCGTCAAACCATGAGGGAGAAGTGCTCGATATGATCCCGGAAGAAGCAGATAAAGAAGATCCGGAGAGCGGGATGTATATCGGCTATACGAGCAACTATTTGAAAGTAAAGGTTCCGGTTTCCGCTGATATGGTCGGAAAAATCGTACGGGTGAAAATTACGAAAGCCGGATACCCGTATAATCATGGGGAATTCATTCGAGTGCTTGACGATGCAGAAAAAGCCAAATACGTTCAAGCGTAA
- a CDS encoding Na/Pi symporter, protein MEYSLLIMIVYIFIFLFGVALIRTGLGQSPPKHVRALIVNSTLHPFAGFLVGFAATALLQSSSAVMVLAVSLVATGIIPFRQTIGIMLGSNVGTTLTLEILVFSGETLGLLSMGAGVLFLLSRARKLFLPGTILCGVGCMFLAMDGMSSWGQELTGHGWADWLLENEGMSAGTAVLGGTIIATIIQSSTATIAIGIQMYANDFIQLEAAIAIMMGANIGTCLTAILAALGAKRGAIQTAMANVFLNIGGVLLFLPLIGIFSQITMTLAVDPAAQVAHASVIFNLICSLLVLPFVNPFASFIERLTGGAGR, encoded by the coding sequence ATGGAATATTCACTGCTAATCATGATCGTATATATTTTCATTTTCCTTTTTGGTGTTGCGCTCATTCGGACGGGCCTTGGTCAGTCTCCCCCTAAACATGTGCGAGCATTAATTGTTAACAGCACGCTTCACCCATTTGCCGGCTTTCTCGTTGGTTTTGCGGCGACGGCGCTGTTGCAGAGCAGTTCCGCTGTGATGGTGCTGGCTGTAAGTCTTGTCGCAACCGGCATTATCCCTTTTCGTCAAACCATCGGCATCATGCTTGGCAGTAATGTCGGGACGACATTAACGCTTGAAATTCTTGTTTTTTCCGGTGAAACACTCGGACTTTTATCAATGGGGGCCGGCGTCCTTTTTCTATTGTCACGGGCACGCAAGCTATTTCTTCCGGGTACGATTCTTTGTGGGGTTGGTTGCATGTTTCTCGCGATGGATGGCATGAGTTCCTGGGGGCAAGAACTCACAGGACACGGGTGGGCGGATTGGTTACTGGAAAATGAGGGAATGTCCGCAGGCACGGCTGTTCTTGGCGGGACAATAATAGCGACCATTATTCAATCAAGTACAGCAACAATCGCGATCGGCATTCAAATGTATGCCAATGACTTTATTCAATTGGAAGCCGCGATCGCCATTATGATGGGTGCCAATATTGGCACATGCCTTACAGCCATCCTGGCAGCTCTAGGTGCCAAGCGCGGAGCCATACAAACAGCGATGGCCAACGTTTTTCTAAATATCGGGGGTGTCCTGCTGTTTTTGCCTTTGATCGGTATATTCTCACAGATTACCATGACGCTAGCGGTTGATCCGGCGGCGCAAGTGGCCCATGCTTCTGTCATTTTTAACCTTATCTGCTCGCTTTTGGTGCTGCCGTTTGTGAACCCGTTTGCTTCTTTCATTGAACGATTAACCGGCGGCGCGGGACGATAA
- the rpsU gene encoding 30S ribosomal protein S21 — protein MAETRIRKNESLDSALRRFKKDVSKSGTLSEVRKRKHYEKPSVKRKKKSEAARKRK, from the coding sequence ATGGCTGAAACGCGTATACGTAAAAATGAGTCACTCGATTCAGCTCTGCGACGTTTTAAGAAAGACGTGTCCAAAAGTGGTACGTTGTCCGAAGTGCGCAAACGGAAACATTATGAGAAGCCAAGCGTGAAACGAAAGAAAAAATCGGAAGCGGCTCGCAAACGAAAGTAA